Genomic DNA from Williamwhitmania sp.:
TTTAAACTAGCCATGTTTGAGAAATTTCTATCGCTAATAAACTACTACGTTGCTCTGAATGAGGAGGAAATTGGCTACCTGAGAGATGTTTTGGTAGTGAAGCAACACAAAAAGGGAGAGGTTATTTTTAGCGAGGGGCAGGTTGCCCGAACCATATACTTTGTGCTGGAGGGCTGCGTGAGGCTCTTCTACAACGTGGATGGGGCCGATAAAACGGCATTCTTCTTCACCGAAGGAAAGTTTATTTGTGCCGGTGCCAGCTACACCTTTGGCACTCCTGCCCGTGAGAACTATCAGGCGGTGGAGAATACGGTGCTGGTGCATCTCGATAGGCAAACCATCGACCAGCTGCTGCAGCTGTCGCCAAAGTTTGAGCTTATTGCGCGCATTTCTATCGAGGACGAGCTGATAACTAGCCAGCAGCTCATAGCCTCGTTTATTACGCTATCGCCAGAAGAGCGCTATACCGAGCTGCTGAAAACCAACGGTGACCTGTTTCGAAGGGTTCCGCAGCATTACATCGCCTCATTTTTGGGCATTTCGCAAGAAACATTGAGCCGAATAAAACGGAGAGTTGTTATAAGGGAAGGCAAACGTAAATCTTGACGATGGTCAAGAGTTTTTATTTAGGTCGAGGTTTACTTTGTGGTATAATTTTAACAAGTAAACAGGATGGTTATGAATGGTAAACATGCTTTGGTGGCTGGTGCCACGGGGTATTTGGGCAGATACATTGCTAAGCAGCTGGCTGAGGCGGGGTATACAGAAAGGGTTATAGTCCGCAATAGGCAAAAGGCTGGGTTCGACGCGCAGCACTTCGACGTTGTGGAGGCTCAGGTTACGCAGCCCGCATCGTTGATGGGGGTTATGGATGGAATTGACGTAGTGATAAGCGCGGTTGGAATAACGCGGCAAAAGGATGGGCTCACCTACATGGACGTGGACTACCAAGCAAACAGGAATTTGCTGAACGAGGCTCTGCGTGCGAGCGTTGGTAAGTTTATTTATGTTTCCGCTTTCAATGGCGATAAGCTTCGCAACTTGAAAATTTTTGAGGCTAAGGAGCGATTTGTGGACGAGCTGAAGGCGTCGGGAATAGAGTATACCGTTATGCGCCCCAATGGCTATTTCTCCGACCTGGGCGACTTTCTCACCATGGCCAAGGGTGGAAGGGTTTACCTCTTTGGTAGCGGTAACTTTAGGCTTAACCCCATTCACGGTGCCGATTTGGCCGAGGTGTGCGAGGCAGCTATTACCTCTTCCGAAAAGGAGATGGCTGTTGGTGGTCCCGATATTTTGAGTCAGAACGACATTGCGGTGTTGGCGCTCAGGGCGTGGTCGAAAAAGGTGAAGATTTCCCACCTTCCAGACTGGATTAGGAGGATGATCATATGGTTTATGCGAACCTTCACTTCATCTAAGACCTATGGCCCCATTGAGTTTTTCCTTACCACCATGGCCATGGAGTTTGTTACCCCCACCTATGGAAAGCGCAGGCTGGAGGATTTTTTTGCCGAAAAGGTGGCGGAAGGTAAGGGGCAACAGTAGCGGAGAGCTCTGTTGCTTGCAACAGCATCACATAGCCTACGGTTTCAAACGAGGGAAAAAAGCATTGGTTGAAAAAGAGCCAGGTGTTTAAGAATGGAGTTGTAGCGCAATTTCCTTTTTCCTTTTCCCTTGATAAAAAAGGACCAAAAAATCAAGTCTTGGCTGCTCGCCGACCCTTAACGGCCTCGTGAGCTAAAACGGCGAAACTCGCTTCGCTCAAACAGCCGCCGTTTTAACGCTACTTTCGGCCTAAGGGTCCCCGGCTGCACAGCCTAGAGCGCTGGTCTACGAACTTTCGCCATTGAAAAACATAGCCCACGGTTTTAACCGTGGGTTGTGAAAAGAGATTTGAAAACGGAACCGTTTCAACGGTTTATCCTTATGGTATGAAATCGCTATGGCACCCTTTCTTCCTATACTAAAACACCTTCATCAGGTTTTCGATGAAGATGGCCA
This window encodes:
- a CDS encoding Crp/Fnr family transcriptional regulator; its protein translation is MFEKFLSLINYYVALNEEEIGYLRDVLVVKQHKKGEVIFSEGQVARTIYFVLEGCVRLFYNVDGADKTAFFFTEGKFICAGASYTFGTPARENYQAVENTVLVHLDRQTIDQLLQLSPKFELIARISIEDELITSQQLIASFITLSPEERYTELLKTNGDLFRRVPQHYIASFLGISQETLSRIKRRVVIREGKRKS
- a CDS encoding SDR family oxidoreductase translates to MNGKHALVAGATGYLGRYIAKQLAEAGYTERVIVRNRQKAGFDAQHFDVVEAQVTQPASLMGVMDGIDVVISAVGITRQKDGLTYMDVDYQANRNLLNEALRASVGKFIYVSAFNGDKLRNLKIFEAKERFVDELKASGIEYTVMRPNGYFSDLGDFLTMAKGGRVYLFGSGNFRLNPIHGADLAEVCEAAITSSEKEMAVGGPDILSQNDIAVLALRAWSKKVKISHLPDWIRRMIIWFMRTFTSSKTYGPIEFFLTTMAMEFVTPTYGKRRLEDFFAEKVAEGKGQQ